Genomic window (Microbacterium oxydans):
CGCAACGCGAGCCGCGCTCGCCGCCGCTACCGGAGCTTCCTCGAGCGGATCCCGCGCCCGGAGCACGCGCCCGACCCGGCGGAGCTGATCGCCGAGAAGGACTCCGCCCGCACCCGCCGGGTCCGCGAGGTGCTCGGCGCAGCCCGGGAGCAGGATCGCCACCTCGCGGTGCTGACCGCGCTCGAGGGGTTCACCATCCGGGAGGCGGCAGCAGCCATCGGGATCAGCGAGCCGGCCGCGAAGATGCGGCTGTCCCGGCTCCGTGCCCGTCTCTCATCTTCTTCCCCTGACCTGACGCCGACGGAAGGAAGCGCATCATGACTCCCTCGTTCTCCCCCGAGCGATCCGACGCCATCCGCGCGGAGCTGATCACCACGGCGGCACGTGCCCGGCCGGCCCGACGACGGGGCCTGTGGGCCGTGTCGCTCGTGCTCGCCGGATCCCTCGCCGGAGCCGGCATCTCCACGGCTGCCTTCGCAGCGAGCGGATCGTTCTCCGCGCGGCAGGCTCCCCAGGCTCCCGCCGGGCAGCCGGTCCCTGACCTCGGCGAAGCCGTCACGGCGCCGCCGGGGACCGTGCCGGGCAGTCCCGTGATCTCGGTCCTCGGCGACCCGCACAGCATTCCCGTCGATGGGGCCGTCACCTTCCCCCTCGACCACCGTCCGGAGGACGCGACGCACGTGCGGGTGACGCTCACGCTCACCGCGCCCGGAAAGGTCACCTGGGGCACCGACGCCGGCGGCGACAATCCGTCGTCGACCGCGTCCGCCGCCGATGTCGCGGCAGGGACCACCATGGCCTGGTACGACTTCCCGCTCGACGACACGACGCCGGATCTGACCTTCGCGACCTCGGGCGGGGCGACCGCGACCGCGACGATGCAGTACCTCACCTATGTGCCGACGTACCTCGGTGTGAACG
Coding sequences:
- a CDS encoding RNA polymerase sigma factor encodes the protein MEPVDDRGVWQQVLAGDGDAFGIVWDRHRDRVFRRLLSAGNTPSDAEDLTAAVFLELWRKRTGVRFVDGSLLPWLLVTAQNVHRNASRARRRYRSFLERIPRPEHAPDPAELIAEKDSARTRRVREVLGAAREQDRHLAVLTALEGFTIREAAAAIGISEPAAKMRLSRLRARLSSSSPDLTPTEGSAS